The DNA sequence ACCCGGCGGAGCCCCCACCTCCCCACCCACGCGGGGCAGGTGAGCTTCCCCGGGGGGGTGGTGGAGCCGGGGGAGACGCCCGTGGAGGCGGCCCTGCGGGAGGCGGCGGAGGAGGTGGGCCTTTCGGGGCTGGAACCTTTGGGCTTCCTCTCCTCCACCCTCTCCCCCCAGGGCTTCCTGGTCCAGCCGGTGGTGGTCTACCGGGAAGACCTCCCCCCCCTAAGGCCCAGCCCGGAGGAGGTGGCCGAGGTCCTCCTGGCCCCCCTCGAGGAGCTCCTGGGGGTGGCCCCCTGGAGCGAGGTGCG is a window from the Thermus thermamylovorans genome containing:
- a CDS encoding NUDIX hydrolase; translated protein: MAVPLLGESLLFTRRSPHLPTHAGQVSFPGGVVEPGETPVEAALREAAEEVGLSGLEPLGFLSSTLSPQGFLVQPVVVYREDLPPLRPSPEEVAEVLLAPLEELLGVAPWSEVRLGRTVWHFPWRGVDIWGVTGNILKEFLEVWRGAHRDSLGGPL